From the genome of Peptoniphilus sp. ING2-D1G:
TATAGTATGCATACGGTTTTCAGCTTCATCAAATACCTTTGATTGCTTTGATTCAAATACGTCATCGGCAACTTCCATTTCAGAAACTCCGAATTTTTCAGCAATATTTTTGCCTATTGTAGTATTTGTATCGTGGAAAGAAGGAAGACAATGCAAGAAAATAGCTTCTTCATCTGCCATTGCCATTACCTCTTTAGTAACTCTATAAGGTTCAAGAAGTTTTATTCTTTCTTCCCACACTTCATCAGGTTCTCCCATTGATACCCAGATGTCGGTATAAACTGCATGAGCTCCTTTTGCGCCTTCTTCTACATCATCGGTAAGAGTAATTGTGCATCCATTTTCCTTTGCAATTTCTCTGCAAGTTTTTACAAGTTCTTCTTCCGGCATAAGCTCTTTAGGTCCACATGCTGTGAAATTAATTCCAAGCTTAGCACTCATTACCATCAAGGAATTTCCGGTATTATTTCTGGCATCTCCCATGTATGTTAGATTTAAACCCTTTAGTCTTCCGAAGTTTTCTTCTATTGTCAAAGCATCCGCCAACATTTGTGTCGGGTGGAAAGAATCTGTAAGACCATTCCAAACAGGTACTCCTGCCTTTGCCGCCATTTCTTCAACAAGTTCTTGAGAAAATCCTCTGTATTCAATACCGTCATAAAATCGTCCCAATACTCTGGCAGTGTCTTCTATTGATTCCTTAGCACCCATTTGTGAAGTTCCCGGTTCAAGATATGTTACGTTCATTCCTAAATCATATCCTCCAACTTCAAAAGAGCAACGAGTTCTTGTTGATGTTTTTTCAAATAATAAAACTATGTTTTTTCCTTCTAAATATTTATGTGGTGTTCTTGTAAGCTTTAATTTTTTAAATTCTTTTGCAAGATCAAGCAAATATCTGATTTCTTCACTTGAAAAATCCAATAGTTTTAAAAAGCTTCTTCCTTGTAAATTAATTGGCATTTCTTTTGTCCTCCCAAAAAATTAATCTTCTCTTACTAACGGCATGCTCATACATCTTGGGCCGCCTCTTCCTCTTACGAGTTCCGCACCCGGCATTTCAAGAACAATTAGACCTTTGTCCTTTAAAATTTTATTGGTTACGGTGTTTCTTTCGTACACGACAATTGTTCCCGGCTTAATGCAAAGAGTATTTGAACCGTCATTCCATTGTTCTCTTGCTGCAACGATTTCGTCTCCACCGCCACAAAGAATCAATTCAATATCTTCGTCAAGATATTTTTCAAGAACATGTTCAAGAGTATCTTCCATTTCTACTATATTTACTTCATCTTCATCATCTGATCTTGTTATTTCAAAAACTCTAAGTGTTCCTAAAATTCCGGGATGAACCGTGAATTTATCATAGTCTATTTGAGTAAATACAGTATCTAAATGCATAAACGCTCTTGATACAGGTATGTCAAAGGCTAAAATTGTTTCAATTTCAGAATTTGAATGGTAGAAAATGTTCTTTGCAAGTTCAGTTATAGCATCAGGTTCTGTTCTTTGAGAAATACCTATTGCAAGTACTTTATCATTGATATTTAATACGTCTCCACCTTCAATGTGATCCGGATTTTTTCTGTCGTATAAAAATTCTACCTTATCTTTGTAATCTTTATGGTTCTTAAAAATATAATCCGCGTAAATAGTTTCTCTGTTTCTTGTCTTGGAATACATTCTGTTCATTATTACGCCGTTACCTACTGAAGCAAAGGGATCCCGCGTAAAATACAGATTTGGCATCGGATCTAAAACCATTACTGATGAACCGCTTACTAAGTCGACTAAAGAGTTCTTTTGGTCAACATCCAACTCTTTTAAGTTAACTCCCTCCATCGTCTTTAAGACAAATTCTTTGTTATCTTCAATTGCATTTAGATAATCAAATAGAATTCTCTTGTATTTCTTAGTACTGATTCCACCCTCTTCAATGAATTGTTTTAAGAATTTTTCTCTTAATCCTTCATTTTGTTCTAAAGTTTCAGCCATTAAATCTTCAAGATATACAACTTCCACTCCGTTTTCTCTTAAAATTTCCGCAAAATTATCATGTTCTTTTTGTGCTTCTTCTAAAAATGGAATGTCATCAAATAATAACTCTTCCAAAGTATCGGGAGTTAAATTCAGCAACTCCTTTCCAGGTTTGTGAAGTAAAACTTTTTTTAAAGGCTTTATTTCACTTTTTACATTAATAACCATAAAACCATTCTCCTTTTATATATTTAAAGTATAAATACTTTATAACTATATGATAACCTTATCACGATTTGTTTCATGAAAAAAAGCTTTCAAAGGATTGTAAAAACAGACCTATTTTCTTATTCTGCTTGAATTTCTACATCCTTTCTGAATTTAGAAGGTGACATGGATTTAAATTTAACAAAGTTGTTGTAGAAGGTCTTCGAATTGTTGTAACCTACAGAAATAGCTATGTCAAGAATTCTATAATCCGTTGTTTTTAGGAGTTCGCAGGCATAATTTACCCTCAAAAAATTCAAAAAATCTTCAAAATTTTTTTCGACGGTAAATATAAGCTTTCTATTTAATTCTTTAACGGAAATGTTGAATTTTTTAGCTACATCGTTTTCCTTGATATCTTGCATATATGCACTATTTAAATATTTAACGATATCGTAGGCGTTGTTCTTCTCCTCCATGCTGAACATATTCACGATATTTTTGTTTTCTTTTCTGAATTGATTAGGTGTTAATCCTGTGTTTTTTACAAAGAATTTAGATAGATGAGATGCATCGTTAAAGCCAACTAATTCAGCGATTAAACTCAATGGGAATTCTGAATTTGAAAGCAAATTCATAGCCTTTACAATCCTCATTTCATCTATTAATTTATGAAAACTGTATCCGGTCATTTTTTTACAATATTTTGATAAAGAAGATTCGGACATATAAAAGAAAGAAGACACTGATTTAAGAGTTTGTTTTTCACTTAAATGAGAATACAAATAGGTAAAAATGTTTATTTTTTTATCGGAAATTTCATCCTTTTGCTCAATTGGAGCCATCTCTCTACTTCTTCTTATTCTTATATAAAGTATTAAGAGTTCCGTTATTTTATTGATTAAATATGCATCCAAAAGAACTTTTTCATCTACAACTTCAAGGGTTGATTCAACTCCAACTTCAGACCGTATTTCATTTGCGACAGATAAAAATTTTTTTGCCTCTTCATCATTGCAATATATTATCGGAGAATTTGAAATTTCTGTAAATATATCCAATTCCCCTTCTATGTTTGAGTAAATATTCTTTAAATTTTGATTTAAAATATTAAAATTATATACGATCTTTATCAATTGCATAGATTCTTCGACTTTGATCATTTCCGTGACTTCCCAAGGAACTATGGCAACGCAACAATTTGGCTTGATTTCATAATCAACTCCGTTTATTTTAATAACGCCCCGTCCCTTTGTGAAAAATAAAAATCTTGACTCTTTATGCATCAATGAATTTGTAGGAGCTTCTATTTGTTCTATATCATATGAAAATAATTTCTTTTTATCATAGTTTGAACAGTATTGTGACTGTAATTCAAAAACATTTGTCATAATATTCCCTCCTATCTGTATTTTATCATAAACTCATGAGCCATTGACACTCTTTTACTCTATTTTCATCAAACAATTACAAATAAAATTTCAATACCTGCTTCACGATTCTTTTTTCCCGTTTTATATTTACATCAGTATTTATAAATTTTTAAGCATATTGATTAAAAAACACTAAAAAGCAGACCATAGGTCTGCTTAAAATAATCATTATTTTTTAATCTTCTTTGCAAAAATTTCAATTTCTCCATTAAATAAAAATAAACCTTGCAATTAACAGTGTATCTTTTCTTTTATTGACAAAAAACAGAGATATAATTTTTAACAATTTTTGCTTTTTCTTTAAGGCGCAACTCTTGTACTTCTTTTCTTGTACTATTGTGCCTAATAGCAGTTCTTGACCATAAGGTTCATCTTTATATAAAGGATAATGGCAATGAACTCTGCTACGCAAGTGAACACAATAATCAATCCAGTTTGGTTCAAATCATAAAACAGACCCATCAAAGCCGCTCCTCCCAAGAGTGCCAAGCCGTAAGCTGTATTTAACACACCATAGCTTGTGCCGCGCTTGTTAAACGGTGTTATATCGGCAATGGCAGAGCGCATGATTGTTTCATGAATGCCCATAATAATCCCAAAAATAGTCATTCCGATAATAATAAAGATTTTCGAGTTGCTCAATGTCAGAAGCGGTAACAGAAGTGTAATGAAGGGAATGGCCGCCAATATCAAGATGCCTCCTGTTTTCTTTCCGCTTTTCATTTTGAGCCGATCATAAGCTTTGCCAACAAGTAGCGCCACAACAGCATCGACCAGCATGGCGAACGAATACAACAGGGTGATATTTCCGTCTGACATTAATTTATTAGCTTTAAGATGGTATCCAATCGTACTGAAATTGACAAAGCCCAACGTGCAAAAGAACGTAAAGGCCGTATAAGTCCAAAAAACTGGTTTGAGTTGTTCTTTATGTAAGTCTTTTTGTGCAATTGCTGGCAGTAGGTGATTGCGCTGAATCTTTTTATATGCATAGAAAAGGAATAACATCAAAGCAATGAAAGGTAATATAAGTAATTGATACCCCAACTGATACTCTGCAATACCGTTCTTGCCCGTTAAATAAAAGATTGCAGTAAATATCAGCGGACCCGCAAATGCTCCTATCTGGTCCAAAGCTTCCTGTAAACCAAATGCAAAACCAACACCGACCTGATTTTCCGCAATACCTGACAAAAGCGTGTCCTTGGCTGGATTTCGCAATGCTTTTCCGATTCTTTCCATTAATATCAGCACCACAAGAATGTTCCAATTCATTGTGCCCCCCATAAAGGGGACTACCAACAGCATTCCGTATCCGATAAACATAAAAACCCAATGCTTGCCACTTTTATCTGACATGACACCTGAAAATAGTCTCAGTGCATAACCAAGGAACTCTCCTATGCCGAATACCAGGCCGACATTAGTCGCGCTGATGCCCAGCAGACTTAAGTACTGGCTGTTAGCGCTTCTGGCTGATTCATATACTACATCACCAAGCATACTGATAATGCCAAAAATTATAATGACTAAAACAGCTGGTGTGAAACGATTTTTAACTTGATTTCTCATATTCTCATACCTTCATATTCACTCTTCTTAGTTTAATTTGTAAATTTTGCTTGCTGAACCTATTTAGCAATTGCTTAGATTTTCGCAACCCCTTTATTGCCTGCTCTTTTAATAGAGCCATTATTATCTATGACCCTATACTATAGATTTGTTGCACTCGCCAGCTATTATTCACATATTAAAAACTGTAAAATACTGATATTATCGTTTATTCCTTTCTATTTTTTACTAAATATTTATAATGTGCATTCCTCGGTGGCTTTAAATCCATTCCAAAGAAAAAAACAGCCGTCGATATAGCAAACTATATCAACGGCTATGTTCTAAGTTGGAGGCGACAACCAGATTTGAACTGGTGATAAGGGTGTTGCAGACCCGCGCCTTACCACTTGGCTATGTCGCCATTTTGGGGTGGATAGTGGGATTCGAACCCACGACCTCAAGAGCCACAATCTTGCGCCATAACCAACTAGGCCATACCCACCACAATATCGACTTTATTTATGTTAACAAAAATTTACATTATAGTCAAGAGTATTTTTGCTCCTATATCATTTGATATATTTTATTATAAACTTTCTAAATTTTTCTAAAGCTTTACTTCTATGACTCATTCGGTTTTTTTCTTCATCAGTCATTTCTCCGAAGGTTTTATTGTATCCCTTGGGAACGAATATATTGTCATAGCCAAATCCATTCTCGCCTTTTTCCTCTTCGGCGATTTCTCCTTCACAAATTCCCTCGAAATAGTGTTCCTGATCCTCTTCGTCTATATAAACTAAAATAGTTTTGAAATGAGCCTTTCTATTATCAACATTTTCCAAGTTTTCAAGCAGTTTCTTTCTATTGGCCCTATCATCGTGGCTTAAACTGTATCTTGCAGAATGAACTCCCGGTTCTCCTCCAAGATAATCTACAAATAATCCGGAATCATCTGCAATTACCGGCATATTTATTTCTTTTTTTATCGATACAGCTTTTGTTTTTGCGTTTTCTTCAAGAGTATTAAACTTTTCATCAATTTCCATCCCGCCAAATCCGGCTTGCTTTTTTGAAACCACATCTACCGGAATATCAATCAAGAGTTCTTTTATTTCATTTATTTTATTGATGTTATCACTTGATAACACTATTTTCTTTCGCAAAGGAAGTACTTTTTCATAAAGATCGAATATAGTTCTTATCCCATTTTCTCCAAGAGCTAATAATTCATATAAATCGGATTTTTTCATCGGTGTTTTTTCTGATGTGCCTTGTATTTCAATTATTTCAAATTTATCATTCATAACTAAATTTAAATCTACATCAGCTGAAAAATCTTCTTGATAATCTAAGTCTAAAAGCTTGATTCCTTTGAGCATTCCAAGGCTTATAGCCCCGATTTTGCACATTATGGGATTTTCGTCTATAAGTTTATCTTCTATGGCTTTATTTACCGCGAGCACAAGAGCTGCATAAGCTCCGTTTATACTGGCGGTTCTTGTGCCGCCATCTGCAGATATTACATCGCAGTCTATCCATATTGTTTTTTCCTCTAATTTGGATAAATCTACACAAGCTCTCAAACTTCTTCCTATTAATCTTTGAATTTCTTGACTTCGCCCGTCTATTTTTCCCTTGGATATATCTCTTACCTTTCTGGTTTTCGTTGCTCCGGGAAGCATTGAGTACTCGCACGAAAGCCATCCTATCCCCTTTCCCTTTAAAAAATACGGAACTTTATCTTCTATCATAGCTGTACATATCACTTTCGTGTTTCCAAATTCAACTAATACTGAGCCTTCCGGATTGGATGTGTAGTTTAAGTTCATTTTTATTTCTCTAATTTCATCATTTTGTCTGTTTATTCTCATGAAATCCTCCAAAAACAAGAACCCCACCCTTTCACGATACTTCACATCGGGTGGGTTCCAAGGAACCTTGTTGTTTCACAATAAAAGAAGTTGAATACCTCTTTTACATTTCAACATATTCATTTACATAATTATTTATGCCCTTGTATATTCCCTCTGCCAACTTTTCAAGATATTCATCGTCTATTATATATTCATAATCATCAGGATTCGACATGAATCCCAATTCTACAATTGCAGAAACGCATTTAGTTTTATTTAAAACCACTAAATCAGGTCTGTTCTTTATTCCTCTGCTTACTGCTCCTGTTTCAGCAATTAAAGATTTTAATAAAGCTGATGCAAAATGCTTTTGTTCAGTTTCTTTTATCTCTACATTTCTTTCATTTGCATACAGAACTTCTATTCCCTTTGCTTCTCTGTTTTCAGTGGAATTAAAGTGTATGGAAATAAATAATTCAAAATCTTGATTATTAGCAATATTGGCTCTGTCCAACAGCTTTACATATTCATCTTCATCCCTGGTCATGGCAACTTCATAGGGACTTGATGACAGCTTGGATTCAAGCATTTTTGCAACCTTTAAATTCAAAGTCTTTTCCTGTAACCCCGATTCCACAAGAGCTCCACTGTCGGTGCCTCCATGTCCCGGATCTATCAATATAGAAACCTTGCCTATTGGCTTTATTTTTTTATTGATAACTCTTTCTTCCTTTTCTTCAAAATCAATGCTCAACCCTGCGGCTTTGTATTGTTCCTTTTCAGATTTGGACTTGATTTCGTTCATTTCTTTTTTTTCTATATTAGAAACAAAAGTTCCGTTTGACAATGCACTGGTTTTAATGGGTTCTGATTTTTTTGTAATTTCATTATTATTATCAATGATTGCATTTTTATTATCTTCAGTGGAGTTGGTGCTGGTCGTTATTGATGCAACTTTCAATTCAGTTTT
Proteins encoded in this window:
- the arcB gene encoding Ornithine carbamoyltransferase, catabolic (Reversibly catalyzes the transfer of the carbamoyl group from carbamoyl phosphate (CP) to the N(epsilon) atom of ornithine (ORN) to produce L-citrulline; High confidence in function and specificity) yields the protein MPINLQGRSFLKLLDFSSEEIRYLLDLAKEFKKLKLTRTPHKYLEGKNIVLLFEKTSTRTRCSFEVGGYDLGMNVTYLEPGTSQMGAKESIEDTARVLGRFYDGIEYRGFSQELVEEMAAKAGVPVWNGLTDSFHPTQMLADALTIEENFGRLKGLNLTYMGDARNNTGNSLMVMSAKLGINFTACGPKELMPEEELVKTCREIAKENGCTITLTDDVEEGAKGAHAVYTDIWVSMGEPDEVWEERIKLLEPYRVTKEVMAMADEEAIFLHCLPSFHDTNTTIGKNIAEKFGVSEMEVADDVFESKQSKVFDEAENRMHTIKAVMYATLK
- the arcA gene encoding Arginine deiminase (This is a family of arginine deiminases, These enzymes catalyse the conversion of arginine + H2O to citrulline + NH3. The family member from Streptococcus pyogenes has been characterised as an antitumour protein; High confidence in function and specificity) gives rise to the protein MVINVKSEIKPLKKVLLHKPGKELLNLTPDTLEELLFDDIPFLEEAQKEHDNFAEILRENGVEVVYLEDLMAETLEQNEGLREKFLKQFIEEGGISTKKYKRILFDYLNAIEDNKEFVLKTMEGVNLKELDVDQKNSLVDLVSGSSVMVLDPMPNLYFTRDPFASVGNGVIMNRMYSKTRNRETIYADYIFKNHKDYKDKVEFLYDRKNPDHIEGGDVLNINDKVLAIGISQRTEPDAITELAKNIFYHSNSEIETILAFDIPVSRAFMHLDTVFTQIDYDKFTVHPGILGTLRVFEITRSDDEDEVNIVEMEDTLEHVLEKYLDEDIELILCGGGDEIVAAREQWNDGSNTLCIKPGTIVVYERNTVTNKILKDKGLIVLEMPGAELVRGRGGPRCMSMPLVRED
- a CDS encoding Hypothetical protein (High confidence in function and specificity), whose amino-acid sequence is MTNVFELQSQYCSNYDKKKLFSYDIEQIEAPTNSLMHKESRFLFFTKGRGVIKINGVDYEIKPNCCVAIVPWEVTEMIKVEESMQLIKIVYNFNILNQNLKNIYSNIEGELDIFTEISNSPIIYCNDEEAKKFLSVANEIRSEVGVESTLEVVDEKVLLDAYLINKITELLILYIRIRRSREMAPIEQKDEISDKKINIFTYLYSHLSEKQTLKSVSSFFYMSESSLSKYCKKMTGYSFHKLIDEMRIVKAMNLLSNSEFPLSLIAELVGFNDASHLSKFFVKNTGLTPNQFRKENKNIVNMFSMEEKNNAYDIVKYLNSAYMQDIKENDVAKKFNISVKELNRKLIFTVEKNFEDFLNFLRVNYACELLKTTDYRILDIAISVGYNNSKTFYNNFVKFKSMSPSKFRKDVEIQAE
- a CDS encoding Major Facilitator Superfamily (Among the different families of transporter, only two occur ubiquitously in all classifications of organisms. These are the ATP-Binding Cassette (ABC) superfamily and the Major Facilitator Superfamily (MFS). The MFS transporters are single-polypeptide secondary carriers capable only of transporting small solutes in response to chemiosmotic ion gradients; High confidence in function and specificity) translates to MRNQVKNRFTPAVLVIIIFGIISMLGDVVYESARSANSQYLSLLGISATNVGLVFGIGEFLGYALRLFSGVMSDKSGKHWVFMFIGYGMLLVVPFMGGTMNWNILVVLILMERIGKALRNPAKDTLLSGIAENQVGVGFAFGLQEALDQIGAFAGPLIFTAIFYLTGKNGIAEYQLGYQLLILPFIALMLFLFYAYKKIQRNHLLPAIAQKDLHKEQLKPVFWTYTAFTFFCTLGFVNFSTIGYHLKANKLMSDGNITLLYSFAMLVDAVVALLVGKAYDRLKMKSGKKTGGILILAAIPFITLLLPLLTLSNSKIFIIIGMTIFGIIMGIHETIMRSAIADITPFNKRGTSYGVLNTAYGLALLGGAALMGLFYDLNQTGLIIVFTCVAEFIAIILYIKMNLMVKNCY
- a CDS encoding ribonuclease PH/Ham1 protein (Phosphorolytic exoribonuclease that removes nucleotide residues following the -CCA terminus of tRNA and adds nucleotides to the ends of RNA molecules by using nucleoside diphosphates as substrates; High confidence in function and specificity), whose amino-acid sequence is MRINRQNDEIREIKMNLNYTSNPEGSVLVEFGNTKVICTAMIEDKVPYFLKGKGIGWLSCEYSMLPGATKTRKVRDISKGKIDGRSQEIQRLIGRSLRACVDLSKLEEKTIWIDCDVISADGGTRTASINGAYAALVLAVNKAIEDKLIDENPIMCKIGAISLGMLKGIKLLDLDYQEDFSADVDLNLVMNDKFEIIEIQGTSEKTPMKKSDLYELLALGENGIRTIFDLYEKVLPLRKKIVLSSDNINKINEIKELLIDIPVDVVSKKQAGFGGMEIDEKFNTLEENAKTKAVSIKKEINMPVIADDSGLFVDYLGGEPGVHSARYSLSHDDRANRKKLLENLENVDNRKAHFKTILVYIDEEDQEHYFEGICEGEIAEEEKGENGFGYDNIFVPKGYNKTFGEMTDEEKNRMSHRSKALEKFRKFIIKYIK
- a CDS encoding N-acetylmuramoyl-L-alanine amidase (N-acetylmuramoyl-L-alanine amidase is an enzyme that catalyzes a chemical reaction that cleaves the link between N-acetylmuramoyl residues and L-amino acid residues in certain cell-wall glycopeptides; High confidence in function and specificity), with product MKNTTLFLIMLLILFSSKTYAASDFYVDINDKNTKVYEVNVIIDGKKLECDFKPYSQNSKTFVPIREIVESLGAKVTWNDKLKNVTIDHKDKKIMLKIDSNIVYINGEKKKIDDASIPRLTSYKEPKNETKTMVPLRFLTETLGYEVSWDNDSQTAGVYSDKGKMKELKSSENLNVQKTEEPKKTELKVASITTSTNSTEDNKNAIIDNNNEITKKSEPIKTSALSNGTFVSNIEKKEMNEIKSKSEKEQYKAAGLSIDFEEKEERVINKKIKPIGKVSILIDPGHGGTDSGALVESGLQEKTLNLKVAKMLESKLSSSPYEVAMTRDEDEYVKLLDRANIANNQDFELFISIHFNSTENREAKGIEVLYANERNVEIKETEQKHFASALLKSLIAETGAVSRGIKNRPDLVVLNKTKCVSAIVELGFMSNPDDYEYIIDDEYLEKLAEGIYKGINNYVNEYVEM